One window of Halorarum salinum genomic DNA carries:
- a CDS encoding PKD domain-containing protein: MFGNAAGERTTALALALVVLASAVTAVPGLVLLAPPAAADTPSTVAVAQGSNCYTVTPVVDESQTVEEFYDYRNPETDPSGDYSSYGTDEYQEPRSSSMFFYTGSEGTSLVVVHGQRGDQGNGSTVSWDVSGLPSDWDLAVQDDEYENDTQDDNFDTGDTTADIDWMYNNLRNDGAAFRGLESEEFDTITIEPRYNEEADAWGDWFYSGSDQYHVESWTLMEEGGETVGELALDQEVTITAGPCPGDELTADIDAPGTPAAGEEVTFDASGSTPEDRIVEYRWDLGDGTNATGESVDHAYDEPGNYTVSLTVEDAAGETNSTSTEVTVTEATNAPPTASLSVPPNATVNESVQLDAGGSTDDEGIVEYRWDFDDDGTVDRGTDSPETRYAFDSVGEATVNLTVVDTANATDSTTATLTVEERTNEPPTADLSAPSNGTVGEDVRFDASGSSDDVGVEEYRWDFDDDGTVDRTINASVVQHPFDAAGEFTANVTVVDAEGATDSDTATVTVSESAALSAVIDASTTEATPGDVISFDGGASTPADGITDYRWEFGDGENGTGVTAEHAYEDPGTYTVTLRVNGTDNATATAEMEVTVAEDGGGDGGDGGNGGNDGDDDNGDNSSPPPSSGGGGGGGGAPPAPDPEPSFELGGVNATNGELLAGEEAEFSIRVENVGDAAGTREVEFAVDGTTTAGRSVDLAPGEAETVTFTHRFAEAGTHTVELGGAEPTEVRVLPAEPDLSVTDVSLADDTVTTEEDVRIDATVRNDGYVEGSMELELVLFDEVVAVESVSVPRGEARTVTFTRRVSAPGTYTASVAGRNVTVEVVGTDGAPTRGEDRTSETAAPGFTPLATLLALLSLVACAVVRSRGGR; this comes from the coding sequence ATGTTCGGAAACGCCGCAGGTGAACGAACGACGGCGCTCGCGCTCGCGCTCGTCGTCCTGGCCAGCGCAGTCACGGCCGTGCCCGGCCTCGTGCTCCTCGCACCGCCGGCCGCCGCGGACACGCCGTCGACGGTCGCGGTCGCGCAGGGCTCGAACTGTTACACGGTCACGCCGGTGGTCGACGAGAGCCAGACGGTCGAGGAGTTCTACGACTACCGGAACCCGGAGACCGACCCGTCCGGCGACTACAGCTCCTACGGGACGGACGAGTATCAGGAGCCCCGGAGCTCCTCGATGTTCTTCTACACCGGGTCGGAGGGGACGAGCCTCGTCGTCGTCCACGGCCAGCGGGGCGATCAGGGGAACGGCAGCACCGTCAGCTGGGACGTGTCGGGGCTCCCGTCGGACTGGGACCTCGCCGTGCAGGACGACGAGTACGAGAACGACACCCAGGACGACAACTTCGATACCGGCGATACGACCGCCGACATCGATTGGATGTACAACAATCTGCGCAACGACGGTGCGGCGTTCCGCGGACTCGAGAGCGAGGAGTTCGACACGATCACCATCGAGCCCCGATACAACGAGGAGGCCGACGCCTGGGGCGACTGGTTCTACTCCGGGTCGGACCAGTACCACGTCGAGAGCTGGACGCTGATGGAGGAGGGCGGCGAGACGGTCGGCGAACTCGCGCTCGACCAGGAGGTGACCATCACCGCCGGGCCCTGTCCCGGCGACGAACTCACGGCGGACATCGACGCCCCCGGCACGCCGGCCGCCGGCGAGGAGGTCACCTTCGACGCCTCGGGGTCGACGCCCGAGGATCGCATCGTCGAGTACCGGTGGGACCTGGGCGACGGAACGAACGCGACCGGCGAGTCCGTCGACCACGCATACGACGAGCCCGGCAACTACACCGTCTCGTTGACCGTTGAGGACGCCGCCGGCGAGACGAACTCGACGTCGACGGAGGTCACGGTCACCGAAGCGACGAACGCCCCGCCGACGGCGTCGCTCTCGGTCCCGCCGAACGCGACCGTGAACGAGTCAGTGCAACTGGACGCGGGCGGCTCCACCGACGACGAGGGAATCGTGGAGTACCGCTGGGACTTCGATGACGACGGCACCGTGGACCGGGGGACCGACTCACCGGAAACCCGCTACGCGTTCGACTCCGTCGGCGAGGCGACCGTGAACCTCACCGTCGTCGACACGGCGAACGCGACCGACTCCACGACCGCGACGCTCACCGTCGAGGAACGGACGAACGAACCGCCGACCGCCGACCTCTCGGCTCCGTCGAACGGGACCGTCGGCGAGGACGTGCGGTTCGACGCGAGCGGCTCCTCCGACGACGTCGGAGTCGAGGAGTATCGCTGGGACTTCGATGACGACGGCACCGTGGACCGGACGATCAACGCCTCGGTAGTCCAGCACCCGTTCGACGCCGCCGGCGAGTTCACGGCGAACGTCACGGTCGTCGACGCCGAGGGCGCGACCGACAGCGACACAGCGACCGTGACCGTGTCCGAGTCCGCCGCGCTCTCGGCGGTCATCGACGCCTCGACGACCGAAGCGACGCCCGGCGACGTGATCTCCTTCGACGGCGGCGCCTCGACGCCCGCGGACGGGATCACCGACTACCGGTGGGAGTTCGGCGACGGGGAGAACGGGACCGGGGTGACCGCCGAACACGCCTACGAGGACCCCGGAACCTACACCGTCACGCTCCGGGTGAACGGGACCGATAACGCGACCGCCACGGCGGAGATGGAGGTGACCGTCGCGGAGGACGGCGGCGGGGACGGCGGGGACGGCGGTAACGGAGGGAACGACGGTGACGACGATAACGGGGACAACAGCAGTCCCCCGCCGTCCAGCGGAGGCGGCGGGGGCGGAGGCGGCGCCCCGCCCGCGCCGGACCCCGAGCCCTCGTTCGAACTCGGCGGCGTGAACGCCACGAACGGGGAACTCCTCGCGGGCGAGGAGGCCGAGTTCTCGATCCGCGTCGAGAACGTCGGCGACGCGGCCGGCACGCGGGAGGTCGAGTTCGCCGTCGACGGGACGACGACGGCCGGCCGGAGCGTCGACCTCGCGCCGGGCGAGGCCGAGACGGTCACCTTCACCCACCGGTTCGCCGAGGCCGGGACCCACACGGTCGAACTCGGCGGCGCCGAGCCGACCGAGGTGCGCGTGCTCCCGGCCGAACCCGACCTCTCCGTGACCGACGTCTCGCTCGCGGACGACACGGTGACGACCGAGGAGGACGTCCGGATCGACGCCACCGTCCGGAACGACGGCTACGTGGAGGGCTCGATGGAGCTCGAACTGGTGCTGTTCGACGAGGTCGTCGCCGTCGAGTCGGTCTCCGTCCCGCGGGGCGAGGCACGGACCGTGACGTTCACCCGCCGGGTGAGCGCGCCCGGCACCTACACCGCGAGCGTCGCCGGTCGGAACGTCACCGTCGAGGTCGTGGGGACCGACGGGGCCCCGACGCGGGGGGAGGATCGCACGTCCGAGACGGCGGCGCCCGGATTCACCCCGCTCGCGACGCTGCTCGCGCTGCTCTCGCTGGTCGCGTGCGCGGTCGTGCGGTCGAGGGGCGGCCGCTAA
- a CDS encoding MBL fold metallo-hydrolase, whose translation MRLRHVKSSTVIVEDGDISVLCDPWMLDGAFYGSWAHYPPPAIEPEDVDVDYIYVSHIHPDHFHRETMQRLDADTPVLIHDYATDFLRQNVERLGFDVQELPHDERIHLGGDLHLNVLGADNCDPEVCGNYFGCGWWMEGASDRTTDGSTQIDSMGVFDDGENVLVNANDCRWPLSERACNVVKERYGEIDMLLMQYSAANFYPQCMDDYTPKEKREAREEVIREMYGDAEGFINALEPRYVMPFAGSYTLSGALTDRNEYVASPSRQEARDHFATSDTVEPDHTEAVLVNSGEWFDVDTGEQSAPYTPVDPTQKLQYIQNVLSEASFPHEGDEMPTVADFEELLDPAYEHFDQKRRDIQWESDTTVLLELVDGAVASLSMEGDGWEVISEREARQVDEYVRMNMDPRLLHRILKGPKYAHFNNAQIGSHIGFEKDPDVYERPLYYSMSFLHA comes from the coding sequence ATGCGACTCAGACACGTGAAGTCGTCGACCGTCATCGTCGAGGACGGTGACATCTCCGTCCTCTGTGACCCGTGGATGCTCGACGGGGCGTTCTACGGCTCGTGGGCCCACTACCCCCCGCCGGCGATCGAACCGGAGGACGTCGACGTCGACTACATCTACGTCTCGCACATCCACCCCGACCACTTCCACCGGGAGACGATGCAGCGGCTCGACGCCGACACGCCGGTGCTCATCCACGACTACGCGACCGACTTCCTCCGGCAGAACGTCGAGCGGCTCGGGTTCGACGTGCAGGAACTCCCGCACGACGAGCGGATCCACCTCGGCGGCGACCTCCACCTCAACGTCCTCGGGGCGGACAACTGCGACCCGGAGGTCTGTGGCAACTACTTCGGCTGCGGCTGGTGGATGGAGGGCGCCAGCGACCGCACCACCGACGGCTCGACCCAGATCGACTCGATGGGCGTGTTCGACGACGGGGAGAACGTGCTCGTCAACGCCAACGACTGCCGGTGGCCCCTCTCCGAGCGCGCCTGCAACGTCGTGAAGGAGCGCTACGGTGAGATCGACATGCTGCTGATGCAGTACTCCGCGGCCAACTTCTACCCGCAGTGCATGGACGACTACACGCCCAAGGAGAAGCGCGAGGCGCGCGAGGAGGTCATCCGGGAGATGTACGGCGACGCCGAGGGGTTCATCAACGCCCTCGAGCCGCGGTACGTCATGCCGTTCGCCGGGAGCTACACGCTCTCCGGGGCGCTCACCGACAGGAACGAGTACGTCGCCTCGCCGAGCAGGCAGGAGGCGCGGGACCACTTCGCGACCAGCGACACCGTCGAACCCGACCACACGGAGGCGGTGCTCGTCAACAGCGGCGAGTGGTTCGACGTCGATACCGGCGAGCAGTCGGCCCCGTACACGCCCGTCGACCCGACCCAGAAGCTCCAGTACATCCAGAACGTGCTCAGCGAGGCGTCGTTCCCGCACGAGGGCGACGAGATGCCGACGGTCGCTGACTTCGAGGAACTGCTCGACCCCGCCTACGAGCACTTCGATCAGAAGCGCCGCGACATCCAGTGGGAGAGCGACACGACGGTCCTCCTCGAACTCGTCGACGGCGCGGTCGCGTCCCTCTCCATGGAGGGCGACGGCTGGGAGGTCATCTCCGAGCGCGAGGCCCGGCAGGTGGACGAGTACGTCCGGATGAACATGGACCCGCGCCTGCTCCACCGCATCCTCAAGGGACCGAAGTACGCCCACTTCAACAACGCCCAGATCGGCTCGCACATCGGCTTCGAGAAGGACCCGGACGTGTACGAACGGCCGCTGTACTACTCGATGAGCTTCCTCCACGCGTGA
- a CDS encoding DUF1616 domain-containing protein yields the protein MTTREARLGTARRAVPLDALLAVVYAVGIAALVYVSPVWFAGPVRVAVALPLVLFLPGYAILAVLYPGRWRDPDAATAREVGPLGHEGLTWGERAAVSFAASLALVPLLAVLLSVARVPLDPGPIAISLAAVTAIGGVVGALRRLQLPADQRLGLPVARWGEELHGATVGAPTYREALLNVLLLLAVVAALTGLAYGLVAPPSGAGYTEVALLTDGGEELVAGNYTTEFAAGESAPLVLTVENREGDRRAYTAIVSLERVRGSGDEFAVVERAELTRLSMEVDDGVTAREPHTIEPSLRGDDLRLSYYVYEGDAPSDPSEDVPKEHLYLWIDVGQGAEDDGSDAAGANSDGDDSGGADSGADDASGADAGEGDADEADSSGTESAGNETAGTESAGDQTAGNETDGNGTAGNETDGNGTAGNETDGNGTAGNETDGNGTAGNETDGNGTAGNETDGNGTAGDDGSSALRPPRSGGAA from the coding sequence ATGACCACCCGCGAGGCGCGGCTGGGGACCGCTCGACGGGCGGTCCCGCTGGACGCGCTGCTCGCCGTCGTCTACGCGGTCGGGATCGCGGCGCTCGTGTACGTCTCGCCCGTCTGGTTCGCCGGCCCGGTCCGCGTCGCGGTCGCGCTGCCGCTAGTGCTCTTCCTCCCGGGGTACGCCATCCTGGCGGTGCTGTACCCGGGACGCTGGCGCGACCCGGACGCGGCGACGGCGCGGGAGGTCGGGCCCCTCGGCCACGAGGGGCTCACCTGGGGCGAGCGCGCGGCGGTCTCGTTCGCGGCGAGCCTCGCGCTCGTCCCGCTGCTGGCGGTCCTGCTCTCGGTCGCGCGGGTACCGCTCGACCCGGGCCCGATCGCGATCAGCCTCGCGGCCGTCACGGCGATCGGCGGCGTCGTCGGCGCGCTCCGCCGTCTCCAGCTCCCGGCGGACCAGCGGCTCGGGCTGCCGGTCGCACGGTGGGGCGAGGAGCTCCACGGGGCGACCGTCGGGGCGCCCACCTACCGCGAGGCGCTGTTGAACGTGCTGCTGTTGCTCGCGGTGGTCGCGGCGCTGACGGGGCTCGCCTACGGGCTCGTCGCGCCCCCCTCGGGGGCCGGCTACACGGAGGTCGCCCTGCTGACGGACGGGGGCGAGGAACTGGTGGCGGGCAACTACACCACGGAGTTCGCCGCCGGCGAGTCGGCGCCGCTGGTCCTGACCGTGGAGAACCGGGAGGGCGACCGTCGGGCGTACACCGCGATCGTCTCGCTGGAGCGGGTCCGCGGCTCCGGCGACGAGTTCGCGGTCGTCGAGCGCGCCGAACTGACCCGCCTCTCGATGGAGGTCGACGACGGCGTGACCGCGCGGGAACCCCACACGATCGAACCCTCGCTCCGCGGGGACGATCTCCGGCTCAGCTACTACGTTTACGAGGGCGACGCGCCGTCCGACCCCTCGGAGGACGTCCCGAAGGAGCACCTCTACCTCTGGATCGACGTCGGCCAGGGGGCCGAGGATGACGGAAGCGACGCCGCCGGGGCGAACTCCGACGGCGACGACTCGGGCGGAGCGGACTCGGGCGCGGACGACGCGAGCGGGGCGGACGCGGGCGAGGGTGACGCGGACGAAGCGGACTCGAGCGGGACCGAGTCGGCCGGAAACGAGACCGCGGGGACCGAGTCAGCCGGCGACCAGACTGCGGGAAACGAGACGGACGGGAACGGAACCGCCGGTAACGAGACGGACGGGAACGGAACCGCCGGTAACGAGACGGACGGGAACGGAACCGCCGGTAACGAGACGGACGGGAACGGAACCGCCGGTAACGAGACGGACGGGAACGGAACCGCCGGTAACGAGACGGACGGGAACGGAACCGCCGGGGACGACGGCTCGTCCGCCCTCCGCCCGCCGCGGTCCGGCGGGGCCGCCTGA
- a CDS encoding metal-dependent hydrolase, giving the protein MWPWEHLVVGYLLYTLYTHARGNGSPTTLAVLVLVLATQMPDLIDKPLAWGLGVLPSGRSFAHSLLFALPAIVAVTVAGVLARVPRIAPAFALGYLSHLAGDVAYPFLVDGDVVLGFLLWPLVPASDSDPPDGLPHLQELVADFLGFLLTPRGTTYLLFEGGLLAFALLVWVWDGMPGVRPVIDAVFPRSRPDGR; this is encoded by the coding sequence ATGTGGCCGTGGGAGCACCTCGTCGTGGGGTACCTGCTGTACACGCTGTACACCCACGCGAGGGGGAACGGCTCGCCGACGACGCTCGCCGTGCTCGTGCTCGTGCTCGCCACCCAGATGCCGGACCTGATCGACAAGCCGCTGGCGTGGGGGCTCGGCGTCCTGCCGTCGGGGCGGTCGTTCGCGCACTCCCTGCTGTTCGCGCTCCCCGCCATCGTCGCGGTGACGGTCGCCGGCGTCCTCGCCCGCGTCCCCCGCATCGCGCCGGCGTTCGCGCTCGGCTACCTCTCCCACCTGGCGGGCGACGTGGCGTACCCGTTCCTCGTCGACGGCGACGTCGTGCTCGGCTTCCTGCTCTGGCCGCTCGTGCCCGCTTCCGACTCCGACCCGCCGGACGGGCTCCCGCACCTGCAGGAGCTTGTGGCGGACTTCCTCGGGTTCCTGCTCACCCCGCGCGGGACGACGTACCTGCTGTTCGAGGGGGGGCTGCTCGCGTTCGCCCTCCTCGTGTGGGTGTGGGACGGGATGCCGGGGGTACGCCCGGTCATCGACGCCGTGTTCCCCCGATCGCGACCCGACGGGCGGTGA
- a CDS encoding Gfo/Idh/MocA family protein — MTLRTAVVGGGTVSGVHLSGLSRNPRTELVAICDLDEDRAREIASEYDIEAYFDVEELVAEADLDWLHVCTPVQTHLAVARTAIEAGIPIQIEKPTTETFEEFEELEALAERHGVTVSAKHNHNFDPVMREAMGKVDAGELGQVKGVDVVYTGSSLADDPNRGDWNFELSGGEFEEGIPHPIYLTLRAGGYPRDESEIQALTGLFGTYDRTFDYDAAQVSYVSEDGVLCTTKMLGGTIPNRVILIHGEEMSLTVDLISQTLEKHDRNYKSSALNRALNNVDRAGDRLIGTARNAHSVVRRARDDSWDVARQLNAHYYQNDAESKALLGEGEMPVPLEEARWTILLMDEIRNAARGGEGAEEDAHPVEPAVARDGE, encoded by the coding sequence ATGACGTTACGAACTGCGGTCGTCGGCGGCGGAACCGTCTCGGGGGTTCACCTCTCGGGACTCTCGCGGAACCCGCGAACGGAACTGGTCGCCATCTGTGACCTCGACGAGGACCGCGCGCGCGAGATCGCGTCCGAGTACGACATCGAGGCGTACTTCGACGTCGAGGAACTGGTCGCGGAGGCCGACCTGGACTGGCTGCACGTCTGCACGCCCGTCCAGACGCACCTCGCGGTGGCCCGGACGGCCATCGAGGCCGGCATCCCGATCCAGATCGAGAAGCCGACGACCGAGACGTTCGAGGAGTTCGAGGAGCTGGAGGCGCTCGCGGAGCGCCACGGCGTCACCGTCTCCGCGAAGCACAACCACAACTTCGACCCGGTGATGCGCGAGGCGATGGGGAAGGTCGACGCCGGCGAACTCGGCCAGGTGAAGGGCGTCGACGTGGTGTACACCGGCTCCAGCCTCGCCGACGACCCGAACCGCGGCGACTGGAACTTCGAGCTCTCCGGCGGCGAGTTCGAGGAGGGGATCCCCCACCCGATCTACCTCACGCTGCGGGCCGGCGGCTACCCCCGCGACGAGTCGGAGATCCAGGCGCTCACCGGGCTGTTCGGCACCTACGACCGCACGTTCGACTACGACGCCGCGCAGGTGAGCTACGTCAGCGAGGACGGCGTGCTCTGTACGACGAAGATGCTCGGCGGGACCATCCCGAACCGGGTGATCCTGATCCACGGCGAGGAGATGTCGCTCACGGTCGACCTGATCTCCCAGACGCTCGAGAAGCACGACCGGAACTACAAGTCGTCGGCGCTAAACCGCGCGCTCAACAACGTCGACCGGGCCGGCGACCGCCTGATCGGTACGGCCCGGAACGCCCACTCGGTGGTCCGGCGCGCCCGCGACGACAGCTGGGACGTCGCCAGGCAGCTCAACGCCCACTACTACCAGAACGACGCCGAGTCGAAGGCGCTGCTGGGCGAGGGCGAGATGCCCGTCCCGCTGGAGGAGGCGCGGTGGACGATCCTGCTGATGGACGAGATACGGAACGCGGCACGGGGCGGCGAAGGGGCCGAGGAGGACGCCCACCCCGTCGAACCGGCGGTCGCCCGGGACGGTGAGTGA
- a CDS encoding ParB N-terminal domain-containing protein produces MSEQLGTARLARAVAAADDSIRRAGRRLLEREPALEPHLLAARDAYARGYVRARAKANAVRYDAPVVPYRLVHVDPADVESAREFTLAKFRLAGTVVGGDWDLTDARFADMDVYRAYVAHFEEGVPWEETAFYDRVVREMEAGRVMWDCTSEAEFRERCRRLDELYDCIAEHGYRSQEELSGGGLADPISSGPRLKIERLNDEIAVHVARDGELLFEDGRNRLSIAKVQGLETVPVRILRRHERWQAIRDAYVRGDPAVREYGDHPDVRYLDFGGG; encoded by the coding sequence GTGAGTGAACAGCTGGGAACGGCGCGGCTCGCCCGGGCGGTCGCCGCCGCCGACGACTCGATCCGCCGGGCCGGCAGGCGGCTCCTCGAACGCGAACCGGCGCTCGAGCCGCACCTGCTGGCCGCCCGCGACGCGTACGCTCGCGGCTACGTCCGGGCGCGCGCGAAGGCGAACGCCGTCCGGTACGACGCGCCGGTCGTGCCGTACCGGCTCGTCCACGTCGACCCCGCCGACGTCGAGTCGGCCCGGGAGTTCACGCTCGCCAAGTTCCGGCTGGCCGGCACCGTCGTCGGCGGCGACTGGGACCTGACCGACGCCCGGTTCGCCGACATGGACGTCTATCGGGCGTACGTCGCCCACTTCGAGGAGGGCGTCCCCTGGGAGGAGACGGCGTTCTACGACCGCGTCGTCCGGGAGATGGAGGCGGGACGCGTCATGTGGGACTGCACCTCGGAGGCTGAGTTCCGCGAGCGGTGTCGGCGGCTCGACGAACTGTACGACTGCATCGCGGAGCACGGCTACCGGTCCCAGGAGGAACTGAGCGGGGGCGGCCTGGCGGATCCGATCAGCTCCGGCCCCCGGCTCAAGATCGAGCGGCTGAACGACGAGATCGCGGTCCACGTCGCCCGCGACGGCGAGCTGCTGTTCGAGGACGGCCGGAACCGCCTCTCCATCGCGAAGGTCCAGGGGCTCGAGACGGTCCCCGTCCGCATCCTCCGCCGGCACGAGCGGTGGCAGGCGATCAGGGACGCGTACGTGCGGGGCGACCCCGCCGTGCGCGAGTACGGCGACCACCCCGACGTCCGCTATCTCGACTTCGGCGGCGGCTGA
- a CDS encoding DJ-1/PfpI family protein translates to MTSALFVVSEEGYWAEECIEPLTTLDDADVDVAVATPSGGPALVDERSTDPENVGEETAEFVQEVAENDERLNDPEPVATVSAADYDAVVFPGGHGTEWDVNQDRHARALLRDAVESDEGTALVVCHAVGLLAFTRGSDGGFLVDGRDVTGFPNEWEEGIVDGNDLMPDGRKLPYWVEDEVEAAGGNWDAELDEDASVTVDGDLVTARGPESSTAAAETLLGELGVQQPAD, encoded by the coding sequence GTGACCTCAGCACTGTTCGTCGTCAGCGAGGAAGGCTACTGGGCCGAGGAGTGTATCGAACCGCTAACGACGCTCGACGACGCCGACGTGGACGTGGCCGTCGCGACGCCGTCGGGCGGCCCGGCGCTCGTCGACGAGCGTTCGACCGACCCGGAGAACGTCGGGGAGGAGACCGCCGAGTTCGTCCAGGAGGTCGCCGAGAACGACGAGCGACTGAACGACCCCGAGCCGGTCGCGACCGTGTCGGCGGCCGACTACGACGCGGTCGTCTTCCCGGGCGGCCACGGCACGGAGTGGGACGTCAACCAGGACCGCCACGCCCGCGCGCTGCTTCGGGACGCGGTCGAGTCCGACGAGGGGACGGCGCTGGTCGTCTGCCACGCCGTCGGCCTGCTCGCGTTCACCCGCGGCTCCGACGGGGGGTTCCTGGTCGACGGGCGCGACGTGACCGGCTTCCCGAACGAGTGGGAGGAGGGAATCGTCGACGGGAACGACCTGATGCCCGACGGTCGAAAGCTCCCCTACTGGGTCGAGGACGAGGTCGAGGCGGCGGGCGGGAACTGGGACGCCGAACTCGACGAGGACGCCTCCGTGACGGTGGACGGCGACCTCGTCACCGCGCGCGGACCCGAGTCCTCCACCGCGGCCGCCGAGACGCTGCTCGGCGAACTCGGCGTCCAGCAGCCGGCGGACTAG
- a CDS encoding FxLYD domain-containing protein: MVDRDRGDGDGSGASGRSRRATRRGVLVSLGAGATAALAGCTGASDDPTYEEGEVGTAGGDPRNASEMSAAAALAPSGTNGAASSLDALSLEGHEFVVQSGYKGATVRGTVANVSERTVSYVEVRVRAYDADGAMLGRYLATAGDLAGGTEWGFEVLVLTSPADVATYDVAVLGVPE, translated from the coding sequence ATGGTCGACCGCGACCGCGGCGACGGGGACGGGTCGGGCGCGAGCGGCCGCTCCCGGCGGGCGACCCGCCGTGGCGTCCTCGTCTCGCTGGGGGCGGGGGCGACGGCCGCCCTCGCCGGCTGTACCGGGGCGAGCGACGACCCGACCTACGAGGAGGGGGAGGTCGGGACGGCGGGGGGCGACCCGCGCAACGCGAGCGAGATGTCCGCGGCGGCGGCGCTCGCGCCGAGCGGGACGAACGGCGCGGCGAGTTCGCTCGACGCGCTCTCGCTCGAGGGCCACGAGTTCGTCGTCCAGTCGGGGTACAAGGGGGCGACGGTCCGGGGGACCGTCGCGAACGTGAGCGAGCGGACCGTCTCGTACGTCGAGGTCCGCGTGCGGGCGTACGACGCCGACGGCGCCATGCTCGGCCGCTACCTCGCCACCGCCGGCGACCTCGCCGGCGGGACGGAGTGGGGGTTCGAGGTGCTCGTCCTCACCTCGCCCGCGGACGTCGCCACCTACGACGTCGCGGTGCTCGGCGTGCCGGAGTGA